The following proteins are encoded in a genomic region of Limibacillus sp.:
- the nrdR gene encoding transcriptional regulator NrdR yields MRCPFCGNDDTQVKDSRPTEDHSTIRRRRQCADCGARFTTFERVQLRELTVVKGSGKREPFDREKLLRSMRIALQKRPVELDRVERVANSIQRRLETSGETEIETKTIGQLVMDALSQLDQVAYVRFASVYRNFHEARDFEEFVGKLTVDPE; encoded by the coding sequence ATGCGGTGTCCTTTCTGCGGCAACGACGACACGCAGGTGAAGGATTCGCGTCCCACCGAAGACCACTCGACCATCCGCCGCCGCCGCCAGTGCGCCGACTGCGGCGCCCGCTTCACAACCTTCGAACGGGTGCAGTTGCGCGAATTGACCGTGGTCAAGGGCTCCGGCAAGCGCGAGCCCTTCGACCGGGAAAAGCTGCTGCGGTCCATGCGCATCGCGCTCCAGAAGCGCCCGGTCGAACTGGACCGGGTGGAGCGTGTCGCCAATTCCATCCAGCGGCGTCTTGAGACCTCCGGCGAGACCGAGATCGAGACCAAGACCATCGGGCAGCTCGTCATGGATGCGCTGTCCCAGTTGGACCAGGTCGCTTACGTCCGCTTCGCCTCGGTCTACAGAAACTTCCACGAGGCCCGCGACTTCGAGGAGTTCGTCGGTAAGCTCACCGTCGATCCGGAGTAG
- a CDS encoding acyl-CoA dehydrogenase, with product MSPAEPALKADNAAKPTSGKPQFQWDDPLNLEGRLSEEERMIRDAAHAYCQEKLLPRVLSANREERFDREIMTEMGELGFLGPTLPEEYGCAGVNHVAYGLIAREVERVDSGYRSAMSVQSSLVMHPIHAYGSEEQRQKYLPRLASGELVGCFGLTEPDAGSDPGGMKTRAKKVDGGYSLSGAKMWITNSPIADVCVVWAKTEPDDTIRGFILERGMEGLSTPKIEGKFSLRASVTGEIVMDGVFVPEEKLLPNVSGLKGPFGCLNKARFGIAWGALGAAEFCWHAARSYTLDRKQFGRPLAQTQLVQKKLSDMMTEITLGLHTTLQVGRLLDEGQATPEMISLVKRNSCGKALDIARTARDMHGGNGVSDEYHVIRHVMNLEAVNTYEGTHDVHALILGRAQTGLNAFF from the coding sequence ATGAGCCCAGCCGAGCCTGCATTGAAGGCCGACAACGCCGCAAAACCCACATCCGGTAAGCCGCAGTTCCAGTGGGACGACCCACTGAACCTGGAGGGCCGCCTCAGCGAAGAGGAGCGGATGATCCGCGATGCGGCCCACGCCTACTGCCAGGAAAAGCTGCTGCCGCGCGTGCTGAGCGCCAACCGCGAGGAGCGCTTCGACCGGGAGATCATGACCGAGATGGGCGAGCTCGGCTTCCTCGGCCCGACGCTGCCGGAGGAATACGGCTGCGCGGGCGTGAACCATGTGGCCTACGGGCTCATCGCGCGGGAGGTGGAACGGGTCGACAGCGGTTACCGCTCCGCCATGTCGGTGCAGTCCAGCCTGGTCATGCATCCGATCCACGCCTATGGCTCGGAAGAACAGCGCCAGAAGTACCTGCCGCGCCTTGCGAGCGGCGAGCTCGTCGGCTGCTTCGGTCTGACGGAACCGGACGCAGGCTCGGACCCCGGCGGCATGAAGACGCGCGCCAAGAAGGTCGATGGCGGCTACAGCCTGTCGGGCGCCAAGATGTGGATCACCAATTCCCCCATCGCCGACGTCTGCGTCGTCTGGGCCAAGACCGAGCCGGACGACACGATCCGCGGCTTCATCCTGGAGCGCGGGATGGAGGGGCTCTCGACCCCGAAGATCGAGGGCAAGTTCTCCCTGCGGGCCTCGGTCACCGGCGAGATCGTGATGGACGGCGTGTTCGTTCCGGAAGAGAAGCTGCTGCCCAACGTCTCCGGCCTGAAGGGTCCCTTCGGCTGCCTCAACAAGGCGCGTTTCGGTATCGCCTGGGGCGCCTTGGGCGCGGCGGAGTTCTGCTGGCACGCGGCGCGCAGCTACACCCTCGACCGCAAGCAGTTCGGGCGGCCCCTGGCGCAGACCCAGCTGGTACAGAAGAAACTCTCCGACATGATGACTGAAATCACGCTCGGCCTGCACACCACGCTTCAGGTGGGCCGCCTGCTCGACGAGGGACAGGCGACGCCGGAGATGATCTCCCTGGTCAAGCGCAACTCCTGCGGCAAGGCGCTCGACATCGCCCGCACGGCGCGTGACATGCACGGCGGCAACGGCGTTTCCGATGAGTATCACGTGATCCGCCACGTCATGAACCTGGAGGCCGTCAACACCTACGAGGGCACCCACGACGTACACGCCCTGATCCTCGGACGGGCGCAGACGGGCCTCAACGCCTTTTTCTAG
- a CDS encoding 6,7-dimethyl-8-ribityllumazine synthase: protein MVHVLIVEARFYEEIADELSAGAIEALEAAGATYERLAVPGAFEIPAAISLADIGGQYDGYLALGCVIRGETTHYDYVCVESARKLMDLATDRALPIGYGILTCENDEQAWERARRDRKNKGGDVAKACLRMIELAERYVGPLLEEEDA, encoded by the coding sequence ATGGTCCACGTGCTCATCGTCGAGGCGCGTTTTTACGAAGAGATCGCCGACGAACTCTCGGCCGGCGCGATAGAGGCGCTTGAGGCAGCGGGGGCGACCTATGAGCGCCTTGCGGTGCCGGGCGCTTTCGAGATCCCGGCGGCCATCTCCCTGGCTGACATCGGCGGTCAGTATGACGGCTATCTGGCGCTCGGCTGCGTCATCAGGGGCGAGACCACCCACTACGACTACGTCTGCGTCGAAAGCGCGCGCAAGCTGATGGACCTCGCGACCGACCGGGCGCTGCCCATCGGGTACGGCATCCTCACCTGCGAGAACGACGAGCAGGCCTGGGAGCGCGCACGGCGCGACCGCAAGAACAAGGGCGGCGACGTCGCCAAGGCCTGCTTGCGCATGATCGAACTGGCCGAACGCTACGTCGGCCCGCTTCTGGAAGAAGAGGACGCATGA
- the ribB gene encoding 3,4-dihydroxy-2-butanone-4-phosphate synthase yields the protein MSSSTADPSLDDAWRVTFREIVSPIEEVIEEARNGRMFILVDDEDRENEGDLVIPAQMATPEAINFMAKFGRGLICLALTHDRVEELGLKLMERRHENRHSTAFTLSIEAKEGITTGISAPDRARTISVAIDPQSSADDITTPGHVFPLMAREGGVLVRAGHTEAAVDLARLAGLNPSGVICEIMNDDGTMARRDDLIAFAQQHGLKIATIADLIAYRRRNDRLVERSVESTFVSEHGGEFNMAVYINKIAYAEHVALWKGDITGEEPVLVRMHALSVLDDVLADASSGRADELRRALEILGEQERGVLVLIREPMATSLSDRLRARQGEPPVGSQELRDYGVGAQILIDLGVRNMILLSNSKKTVVGLEGYGLSIVDQRPIT from the coding sequence ATGAGCAGCAGTACCGCCGATCCCAGCCTCGACGACGCCTGGCGCGTCACCTTCCGCGAGATCGTCTCGCCGATCGAGGAGGTGATCGAGGAGGCGCGCAACGGCCGCATGTTCATCCTGGTCGATGACGAGGACCGGGAGAACGAGGGGGACTTGGTGATCCCCGCGCAGATGGCCACGCCCGAGGCGATCAACTTCATGGCCAAGTTCGGGCGCGGGCTGATCTGCCTGGCGCTGACCCACGACCGCGTCGAAGAGCTGGGCCTGAAGCTGATGGAGCGGCGCCACGAGAACCGCCATTCCACCGCCTTCACCCTCTCCATCGAGGCCAAGGAAGGTATCACCACAGGCATCTCCGCGCCCGACCGCGCGCGGACCATCTCGGTCGCCATCGACCCGCAGAGCAGCGCCGACGACATCACCACGCCCGGCCACGTGTTCCCCCTGATGGCGCGTGAGGGCGGCGTTCTGGTGCGCGCCGGTCATACCGAAGCGGCGGTCGATCTGGCCCGGCTCGCCGGCCTCAATCCCTCCGGCGTGATCTGCGAGATCATGAACGACGACGGCACCATGGCCCGGCGCGACGATCTCATCGCCTTCGCCCAGCAGCATGGGCTCAAGATCGCCACCATCGCCGACCTGATCGCCTACCGCCGCCGCAACGACCGTCTGGTCGAGCGCTCCGTCGAGAGCACCTTCGTCTCCGAGCACGGCGGCGAGTTCAACATGGCGGTCTACATCAACAAGATCGCCTACGCCGAACACGTGGCGCTCTGGAAGGGCGACATCACGGGCGAGGAGCCGGTGCTGGTGCGCATGCACGCGCTCTCGGTCCTGGACGACGTGCTGGCTGACGCCTCCAGCGGCCGCGCCGATGAACTGCGCCGCGCCCTTGAGATTTTGGGAGAGCAGGAGCGCGGCGTGCTGGTCCTGATCCGCGAGCCGATGGCGACGAGCCTTTCCGACCGCCTGCGGGCGCGCCAGGGCGAGCCGCCGGTGGGCAGCCAGGAGCTGCGCGACTACGGCGTCGGCGCCCAGATTCTGATCGACCTTGGCGTTCGCAACATGATCCTGCTATCCAACAGCAAGAAGACCGTCGTGGGGCTGGAGGGTTACGGCCTTTCCATCGTGGACCAGCGCCCGATCACTTGA
- the thiL gene encoding thiamine-phosphate kinase, with protein MAGEFETIDRLFAPLTGGRPGSFGLKNDAATLGLEPGEEAVLTLDTMTEGVHFLASDPPDLVARKLLRVNLSDLAAMGARPLGYLLSLARPKSLGERWLEDFAAGLKEDQETYGCLLFGGDSTSIEGPLSLSLTAVGRVPAGRALTRGGARPGEGLFVTGTIGDAALGLKVLTGGDLGASEAETAFLAERYRLPQPRTQLGEKLPGLASACLDVSDGLAADAGHIAEVSGVALEIEVEKVPLSAPARHALERDPSLLAALLSGGDDYELLFTAPLSERDRVAACARECGLPIVEIGRVLDAAPRVTLLDGEGAEVPLEKAGWTHY; from the coding sequence ATGGCGGGCGAGTTCGAAACCATCGACCGCCTTTTCGCGCCGCTGACCGGCGGGCGCCCCGGCAGCTTCGGGCTGAAGAACGACGCCGCCACCCTGGGCCTTGAGCCTGGGGAGGAGGCCGTCCTGACCCTCGACACCATGACCGAGGGCGTCCACTTCCTGGCCAGCGATCCTCCCGATCTGGTGGCGCGCAAGCTGCTGCGCGTCAATCTTTCCGATCTGGCGGCCATGGGCGCGCGCCCGCTCGGCTATCTCTTGAGCCTCGCCCGCCCGAAATCGCTGGGCGAGCGCTGGCTGGAGGACTTCGCCGCGGGGCTGAAGGAAGATCAGGAGACCTACGGCTGCCTGCTCTTCGGGGGCGACAGCACCTCGATAGAGGGGCCCTTATCGCTCTCCCTTACGGCGGTGGGCCGGGTTCCGGCGGGTCGGGCCCTGACACGGGGCGGCGCGCGGCCGGGCGAGGGCCTCTTCGTCACCGGCACGATCGGGGACGCGGCTTTGGGCCTCAAGGTCCTGACCGGCGGGGACTTGGGCGCAAGCGAGGCTGAAACCGCCTTCCTCGCCGAGCGCTACCGCTTGCCACAGCCGCGTACGCAGCTTGGCGAAAAGCTGCCCGGCCTGGCGAGCGCCTGTCTGGATGTTTCGGACGGGCTGGCCGCCGATGCCGGGCACATCGCCGAGGTCTCCGGCGTGGCGCTGGAGATCGAGGTCGAGAAGGTGCCGCTCTCCGCGCCCGCCCGCCATGCGTTGGAGCGCGATCCCTCCCTGCTGGCAGCGCTGCTCTCCGGCGGCGACGACTACGAACTGCTCTTCACCGCGCCGCTGTCCGAGCGGGACAGAGTTGCCGCCTGCGCGCGCGAATGCGGCCTGCCCATCGTCGAGATCGGCCGCGTGCTCGACGCCGCGCCGCGGGTCACGCTGTTGGACGGGGAGGGCGCCGAAGTGCCCCTGGAGAAGGCGGGCTGGACCCACTACTGA
- a CDS encoding iron-containing alcohol dehydrogenase, protein MSDEIVAATASKVVEGAGCLAQLGVALTAFVPPGSSVLLVADPGLKPLGFVGQAQAALSAAGLLPVTFCDFTSDPKEAQIDAAMEAGRAAQVAGVVGLGGGSALDVAKVAAAGLAEGANAAAYSLMAKEPREALPLACIPTTSGTGSEATRTAVYTLSDGSKVWTWGEGLRAKLVLLDPQLTVGLPRGLTVATAVDAMVHAIESATNRKANAKSDGPALAAIALVREELPKVLEDPGDLTARAALQRAAYLAGVAIDETGCAIAHGIGHALGALGGVHHGRAVGLALRAALKSNAEAAPERHLAVARALGLSDVAALAAGYDRFLREVGLEIDLSDSGLNPSKLDLLVSESLKPENQPMREVNCRLYDEPELRAIIGELLDPHPIQ, encoded by the coding sequence ATGAGCGACGAGATCGTAGCGGCGACCGCGAGCAAGGTTGTGGAAGGCGCGGGCTGCCTGGCCCAGTTGGGGGTGGCCCTTACGGCCTTCGTTCCACCCGGCTCTTCGGTGCTGCTGGTCGCCGACCCGGGGCTGAAGCCGCTGGGCTTCGTTGGGCAGGCGCAGGCGGCGCTGAGCGCCGCGGGCCTGCTGCCCGTCACCTTCTGCGACTTCACCAGCGATCCCAAGGAAGCCCAGATCGACGCCGCCATGGAGGCCGGGCGCGCCGCGCAGGTGGCCGGCGTGGTCGGGCTGGGCGGCGGCTCGGCGCTGGACGTGGCGAAGGTCGCCGCCGCTGGACTGGCGGAAGGCGCGAACGCGGCCGCCTATTCCCTCATGGCCAAGGAACCCAGGGAGGCCCTGCCGCTCGCCTGCATTCCCACCACCTCCGGCACCGGCTCCGAGGCGACCCGCACGGCGGTCTACACCTTGAGCGACGGGTCCAAGGTCTGGACCTGGGGAGAGGGCTTGCGCGCGAAGCTTGTGCTGCTCGACCCGCAGCTCACCGTCGGGCTGCCGCGCGGTCTCACGGTCGCCACGGCGGTGGACGCCATGGTCCATGCCATCGAATCGGCCACCAACCGGAAAGCCAACGCCAAGAGCGACGGTCCCGCCTTGGCGGCCATCGCCCTGGTCAGAGAAGAACTCCCCAAGGTATTGGAGGACCCGGGCGACCTGACGGCCCGCGCCGCCCTGCAACGCGCCGCCTATCTGGCGGGCGTCGCGATCGACGAGACCGGCTGCGCCATCGCGCACGGCATCGGCCATGCCCTGGGCGCCCTCGGCGGCGTGCATCACGGACGCGCCGTCGGGCTGGCGCTGCGCGCCGCGCTCAAAAGCAACGCCGAGGCCGCGCCCGAGCGCCACCTCGCGGTGGCGCGCGCCCTGGGCCTGAGCGATGTGGCGGCGCTGGCCGCCGGCTACGACCGCTTCCTGCGGGAGGTGGGGCTGGAGATTGATCTTTCCGACAGCGGCCTCAATCCAAGCAAACTGGACCTGCTTGTTAGCGAGTCCCTGAAGCCTGAAAACCAGCCGATGCGAGAGGTCAACTGCCGCCTCTACGACGAGCCGGAACTGCGCGCCATCATCGGCGAGCTTCTCGACCCCCATCCGATCCAGTGA
- the rpiB gene encoding ribose 5-phosphate isomerase B, whose amino-acid sequence MSAETILIASDHAGYEMKQHLAAHLRAKGFQVEDLGTEGTESVDYPDFGIALAEAVAAGKAPRGVLVCGTGIGISIAANRNPAVRAALCSDVTSARLSRQHNDANVIALGARLIGPETAVQCLDAFLETPFEGGRHQRRVDKLGA is encoded by the coding sequence ATGAGCGCCGAGACAATACTCATCGCATCCGACCACGCCGGCTACGAGATGAAGCAGCATCTGGCCGCGCATCTTCGCGCCAAGGGCTTTCAGGTCGAAGACCTGGGTACGGAGGGGACCGAATCGGTGGACTATCCCGACTTCGGGATCGCCCTGGCAGAGGCCGTCGCCGCCGGCAAGGCGCCGCGCGGCGTTCTGGTCTGCGGCACCGGCATCGGCATTTCCATCGCCGCCAACCGCAACCCGGCGGTGCGCGCCGCGCTCTGTTCCGACGTGACCAGCGCCCGGCTGTCGCGCCAGCACAACGACGCCAACGTGATCGCCCTGGGCGCGCGCCTGATCGGCCCGGAAACCGCCGTTCAATGCCTGGACGCCTTCCTGGAGACCCCCTTCGAGGGCGGCCGCCATCAGCGCCGGGTGGACAAGCTGGGCGCTTGA
- the ribD gene encoding bifunctional diaminohydroxyphosphoribosylaminopyrimidine deaminase/5-amino-6-(5-phosphoribosylamino)uracil reductase RibD, with translation MTGGPDDLAFMRAALALARRGLGQVAPNPAVGCVIAKGGRILGRGWTQPGGRPHAEAVALEEAGEEARGANVYVTLEPCSHQGETPPCAEALIRAQVARCFIALEDPDPRVKGGGAAKLRDAGIEVVTGLMTEEAARLNEGYLLHRRDGRPLVSLKLATTLDGRIATDSGESRWITGELARAAGHRLRATHDAVMVGGGTARSDNPRLDCRLPGLEQRTPLRVVMDGSLSLPLTHDLVASASKRPTLLITRKGQDSRRLRAYLDSGIEVETLESSARGMIDVTAAMKLLAGRGITRVLVEGGGQMAASLMRADLVDRLYWFRAAKVIGAEGRPGLGGLSLGSLKEAPRFRLDFVRHVGEDLLERYSRKT, from the coding sequence ATGACGGGGGGGCCGGACGACCTTGCCTTCATGCGCGCCGCGCTGGCGCTGGCCCGGCGGGGGCTGGGGCAGGTGGCCCCGAACCCGGCGGTCGGCTGCGTCATCGCAAAGGGCGGGCGCATCCTCGGCCGCGGCTGGACCCAGCCCGGCGGCCGTCCGCACGCGGAGGCCGTCGCCCTGGAGGAAGCGGGCGAGGAGGCGCGCGGCGCCAACGTCTACGTCACGCTGGAGCCCTGTTCCCACCAAGGCGAAACCCCGCCCTGCGCCGAGGCGCTGATCCGTGCGCAGGTCGCGCGCTGCTTCATCGCGCTTGAGGACCCCGACCCCCGCGTCAAGGGCGGCGGGGCCGCCAAGCTGCGCGACGCCGGGATCGAAGTGGTGACCGGGCTCATGACCGAGGAGGCGGCCCGCCTGAACGAGGGGTACCTGCTGCACCGGCGGGACGGACGGCCTCTGGTTTCGCTCAAGCTGGCCACGACGTTGGATGGCCGCATCGCGACCGACAGCGGGGAGAGCCGCTGGATCACCGGCGAGCTGGCCCGGGCCGCCGGGCACAGACTGCGCGCCACCCACGACGCCGTGATGGTGGGGGGCGGCACCGCTCGGTCGGACAACCCGCGGCTCGATTGCCGTCTGCCGGGATTGGAGCAGCGGACGCCGCTGCGGGTCGTCATGGACGGCTCGCTCTCGCTGCCGCTTACCCACGATCTCGTTGCCTCGGCGAGCAAGAGACCGACGCTTCTTATCACAAGAAAAGGACAAGATAGCAGACGCTTGCGGGCTTATCTTGATTCTGGAATTGAGGTGGAGACACTGGAGAGTTCAGCGCGCGGCATGATCGACGTTACCGCCGCAATGAAGCTGCTGGCCGGGCGCGGGATCACCCGCGTTCTGGTCGAAGGCGGCGGACAGATGGCGGCCAGCCTGATGCGCGCCGACCTCGTGGACCGGCTCTACTGGTTCCGTGCGGCCAAGGTCATCGGGGCCGAAGGGCGCCCCGGTCTCGGCGGCCTTTCGCTGGGCTCGCTCAAGGAGGCGCCGCGCTTCCGCCTTGATTTCGTGCGCCATGTGGGCGAAGACCTGCTGGAAAGATATTCACGAAAGACCTAG
- a CDS encoding methyltransferase domain-containing protein — MLRRDAVFPKAVRYVGVDQEAGEGVDIVADAHSLSKAVEPESFDATLALSTFEHIKYPWLAAHEMAKVTKQGGLIYVSSHQSFALHGAPHDYWRFSANGFRALFPESMGVTVLQCLYTRPCLIVAGEDPQQALGRSYLCVSLLAQKVGPTPDSFPYEL, encoded by the coding sequence TTGTTGCGCCGGGATGCCGTCTTCCCGAAGGCCGTGCGCTACGTGGGAGTCGATCAGGAGGCGGGCGAGGGCGTGGACATCGTGGCTGACGCCCATAGCCTCAGCAAAGCTGTTGAGCCGGAGAGCTTCGATGCGACGCTGGCGCTCTCAACCTTCGAGCACATCAAGTACCCCTGGCTGGCGGCCCATGAGATGGCGAAGGTCACCAAGCAAGGGGGCCTGATCTACGTCAGTTCCCATCAGAGCTTCGCATTGCACGGCGCGCCGCACGACTACTGGCGGTTCTCGGCCAACGGCTTTCGCGCGCTCTTCCCCGAGAGCATGGGAGTAACCGTGCTGCAATGCCTTTACACAAGGCCCTGTCTGATCGTCGCGGGGGAAGACCCGCAACAGGCCCTTGGCCGCAGCTACCTCTGTGTCTCCCTATTGGCGCAGAAGGTCGGGCCGACACCCGACAGCTTTCCCTACGAGCTGTGA
- the nusB gene encoding transcription antitermination factor NusB: protein MSQQETKGTGQGSQGGARRLARLAAVQALYQIEVNGGEPARVVREFLDHRLAEAIDGLSLEGLDRDFFRALVTGVAEDGEELDQVITPALVQGWPLNRLESLIRLILRCGAFELWQRPDIPARVVINEYLEVAHAFYEDKQPAFVNGVLDRLAQSLRDEELGAAGTPGKG from the coding sequence ATGAGCCAGCAGGAAACCAAGGGCACGGGTCAGGGCTCCCAAGGCGGCGCCCGCAGACTGGCGCGCCTCGCGGCGGTCCAGGCGCTCTACCAGATCGAAGTGAATGGCGGAGAGCCGGCAAGGGTCGTGCGCGAGTTCCTCGACCACCGGCTTGCCGAGGCCATCGACGGCCTCAGCCTGGAAGGCTTGGACCGGGACTTCTTCCGCGCCCTCGTGACCGGCGTGGCGGAGGACGGGGAGGAGCTCGATCAGGTCATTACGCCCGCGCTGGTGCAGGGCTGGCCGCTCAACCGGCTGGAGAGCCTGATCCGTCTCATCCTGCGCTGCGGGGCCTTCGAGCTCTGGCAGCGTCCCGACATCCCGGCCCGCGTGGTGATCAACGAGTATCTGGAGGTCGCCCACGCCTTCTATGAGGACAAGCAGCCGGCCTTCGTGAACGGCGTGCTGGACCGCCTCGCACAGAGCCTGCGCGACGAGGAGCTCGGCGCGGCGGGAACGCCGGGCAAAGGCTGA
- the glyA gene encoding serine hydroxymethyltransferase codes for MPDATHHQGFFSAHLTETDPELADAIRHELGRQQDNIELIASENIVSRAVLEAQGSVLTNKYAEGYPGRRYYGGCEYVDIAEQLAIDRAKKLFNCNFVNVQPHSGAQANQCVTLALLKPGDTIMGLSLSAGGHLTHGAPPNLSGKWFNAVQYGVSKETGLIDYDELAALAKQHQPKMIIAGGSAYPRILDFQRFREIADSVGAYLHVDMAHFAGLVAAGLHPSPLPHAHVVTTTTHKTLRCGRGGMVLSMDEDLGKKINSAAFPGLQGGPLMHVIAGKAAGLGECLKPEFKAYSQQVVDNAKELASAMLDGGFDIVTGGTDTHLMLVDLRPKGLTGDISEKSLDRACITCNKNGVPFDPEKPMVTSGIRLGTPAATTRGFGKAEFRLVGELITRVLDGLAANREDNSAVEQEVRKEVKALCDRFPIYQDLAI; via the coding sequence ATGCCCGACGCAACGCACCATCAGGGATTCTTCTCCGCCCATCTGACGGAGACCGACCCGGAGTTGGCCGACGCCATTCGCCACGAACTCGGCCGCCAGCAGGACAACATCGAGCTGATCGCCTCGGAGAACATCGTCTCCCGCGCGGTGCTGGAGGCCCAGGGCTCGGTCCTGACCAACAAGTATGCCGAGGGCTATCCCGGGCGGCGCTACTACGGCGGCTGCGAGTACGTCGATATCGCCGAGCAGCTGGCCATCGACCGCGCCAAGAAGCTCTTCAACTGCAACTTCGTCAACGTGCAGCCGCACTCCGGCGCGCAGGCGAACCAGTGCGTGACCCTGGCGTTGCTGAAGCCCGGCGACACCATCATGGGCCTGTCTCTCTCCGCGGGCGGGCACCTGACTCACGGCGCGCCGCCGAACCTCTCCGGCAAGTGGTTCAACGCCGTCCAGTACGGCGTCAGCAAGGAAACCGGCCTGATCGACTATGACGAGCTGGCCGCGCTCGCCAAGCAGCACCAGCCCAAGATGATCATCGCGGGCGGCTCGGCCTATCCGCGCATCCTGGACTTCCAGCGCTTCCGGGAGATCGCCGATTCGGTCGGCGCTTACCTGCACGTCGATATGGCCCACTTCGCGGGTCTGGTCGCAGCAGGGCTGCACCCGAGCCCGCTGCCCCACGCCCACGTGGTCACCACCACCACCCACAAGACCCTGCGCTGCGGGCGCGGCGGCATGGTCCTGTCCATGGACGAAGACCTGGGCAAGAAGATCAACTCGGCGGCCTTCCCCGGGCTGCAGGGCGGCCCGCTGATGCACGTCATCGCCGGTAAGGCGGCGGGCCTTGGCGAATGCCTGAAGCCGGAGTTCAAGGCCTACTCCCAACAGGTGGTGGACAACGCCAAGGAACTGGCGAGCGCCATGCTGGACGGCGGCTTCGACATCGTCACCGGCGGCACCGACACGCACCTGATGCTGGTCGACCTGCGGCCCAAGGGGCTGACCGGCGACATCTCGGAGAAGAGCCTCGATCGCGCCTGCATCACCTGCAACAAGAACGGCGTGCCCTTCGATCCGGAAAAGCCGATGGTGACCTCGGGCATCCGCCTGGGCACTCCGGCGGCCACGACGCGCGGCTTCGGCAAGGCGGAGTTCCGCCTGGTCGGGGAGCTGATCACGCGGGTTCTGGACGGCCTCGCGGCCAACCGGGAAGACAACTCGGCCGTCGAGCAGGAAGTCCGCAAGGAGGTCAAGGCCTTGTGTGATCGTTTCCCCATCTACCAAGATCTTGCGATCTGA
- a CDS encoding riboflavin synthase produces MFTGIITDLGKVRSVERRGDTRFQIETAYPLDQVAIGASIACNGCCLTVVEKAEGCFSVDVSAESLSKTTLGDWSEGAPVNLERALALGEELGGHLVTGHVDGVAEVTEKAREGDSWRFSFRAPAALARFIAPKGSVCLNGVSLTVNEVSDEADGSAVFGVNIIPHTAEVTTFGTTGAGDRVNLEIDLLARYLDRLSGQRTSGEGS; encoded by the coding sequence ATGTTCACCGGAATCATCACCGACCTCGGCAAGGTCCGCAGCGTCGAACGGCGCGGCGACACGCGCTTTCAGATCGAAACGGCCTATCCGCTGGATCAGGTCGCGATCGGCGCGTCCATCGCGTGCAACGGCTGTTGCCTGACGGTGGTGGAGAAGGCAGAGGGCTGCTTCTCCGTCGATGTGTCCGCTGAAAGTCTGTCGAAGACGACCCTTGGGGATTGGTCCGAGGGCGCGCCCGTCAACCTGGAACGCGCCTTGGCGCTGGGCGAGGAGCTCGGCGGGCATCTGGTGACCGGCCATGTGGACGGGGTCGCCGAGGTCACCGAGAAGGCGCGCGAAGGAGACTCCTGGCGTTTTTCCTTTCGCGCGCCGGCGGCCCTTGCGCGCTTCATCGCCCCCAAGGGTTCGGTCTGTCTCAACGGCGTGTCGCTGACCGTCAACGAAGTGTCGGACGAGGCCGATGGCAGCGCGGTCTTTGGGGTGAACATCATCCCGCACACGGCTGAGGTGACCACCTTCGGCACGACCGGCGCGGGCGACCGGGTCAACCTGGAAATAGACCTGCTGGCGCGCTACCTTGACCGCCTTTCCGGACAACGCACCTCCGGCGAGGGGTCCTGA